The proteins below come from a single Oxyura jamaicensis isolate SHBP4307 breed ruddy duck chromosome 1, BPBGC_Ojam_1.0, whole genome shotgun sequence genomic window:
- the PCDH9 gene encoding protocadherin-9 isoform X4: protein MDLRDFYLLTALIACLRLDSAVAQELIYTIREELPENVPIGNIPKDLNISHINAATGTSASLVYRLVSKAGDAPLVKVSSTTGEIFTTSNRIDREKLCAGASYAEENECFFELEVVILPNDFFRLIKIKIIVKDTNDNAPMFPSPVINISIPENTLINSRFPIPSATDPDTGFNGVQHYELLNGQSVFGLDIVETPEGEKWPQLIVQQNLDREQKDTYVMKIKVEDGGTPQKSSTAILQVTVSDVNDNRPVFKESQVEVHIPENAPVGTSVIQLHATDADIGSNAEIRYIFGAQVAPATKRFFALNNTTGLITVQRSLDREETAIHKVTVLASDGSSTPARATVTINVTDVNDNPPNIDLRYIISPINGTVYLSEKDPVNTKIALITVSDKDTDVNGKVICFIEREVPFHLKAVYDNQYLLETSSLLDYEGTKEFSFKIVASDSGKPSLNQTALVRVKLEDENDNPPIFSQPVIELSVSENNHRGLYLTTISATDEDSGKNADIVYQLGPNASFFDLDRKTGVLTASRVFDREEQERFIFTVTARDNGTPPLQSQAAVIVTVLDENDNSPKFTHNHFQFFVSENLPKYSTVGVITVTDADAGENKAVTLSILNDNENFVLDPFSGVIKSNVSFDREQQSSYTFDVKAVDGGQPPRSSTAKVTINVMDVNDNSPVVIYPPSNTSFKLVPLSAIPGSVVAEVFAVDIDTGMNAELKYTIVSGNNKGLFRIDPVTGNITLEEKPTPSDVGLHRLVVNISDLGYPKSLHTLVLVFLYVNDTAGNASYIYDLIRRTMETPLDRNIGDSSQPYQNEDYLTIMIAIVAGAMVVIVVIFVTVLVRCRHASRFKAAQRSKQGAEWMSPNQENKQNKKKKRKKRKSPKSSLLNFVTIEESKPDDAVHEPINGTISLPAELEEQSIGRFDWGTAPPTTFKPNSPDLAKHYKSASPQSAFHLKPDTPVSVKKHHVIQELPLDNTFVGGCDTLSKRSSTSSDHFSASECSSQGGFKTKGPLHTRQALNFGDMPKYLWEIWVPDKPWVSQRRVTFHLPDGSQESCSDSGLGDHEPVGGGTLISHPLPLVQPQDEFYDQASPDKRTEADGNSDPNSVSKP from the coding sequence aTGGACCTGAGGGATTTTTACCTGTTGACTGCTTTGATTGCCTGTTTAAGGCTGGATTCTGCTGTAGCTCAAGAACTTATTTACACTATTAGAGAGGAGCTGCCTGAAAACGTCCCTATAGGAAACATACCAAAGGACCTGAACATTTCTCACATCAATGCTGCCACAGGGACCAGTGCCAGCCTTGTCTACAGACTGGTGTCTAAAGCAGGGGATGCCCCTCTGGTCAAAGTGTCCAGTACCACCGGGGAAATCTTTACGACATCTAACAGAATAGACAGAGAAAAACTCTGTGCTGGCGCTTcctatgcagaagaaaatgagtgCTTCTTTGAACTTGAAGTGGTGATTCTCCCCAATGACTTTTTCAGGttgatcaaaataaaaataattgtaaaggATACTAATGACAATGCACCTATGTTTCCATCCCCTGTCATCAATATCTCCATACCAGAAAACACTCTGATCAACAGTCGCTTTCCAATCCCATCAGCAACAGATCCTGATACAGGTTTCAACGGTGTGCAGCACTACGAGTTGTTGAATGGACAGAGTGTCTTTGGACTGGATATTGTAGAAACTCCAGAAGGAGAGAAATGGCCTCAACTGATTGTGCAGCAAAACTTGGATAGAGAGCAAAAGGACACCTATGTGATGAAAATCAAAGTGGAGGATGGAGGTACCCCGCAGAAATCCAGCACAGCTATCCTGCAAGTCACAGTAAGTGATGTCAATGATAACAGGCCTGTTTTTAAAGAGAGTCAAGTAGAGGTCCATATACCAGAAAATGCCCCTGTAGGCACCTCCGTAATTCAGCTTCATGCTACAGATGCAGATATAGGAAGCAATGCAGAAATCAGATATATTTTTGGTGCCCAAGTTGCTCCTGCAACCAAaagattttttgctttaaacaaTACCACAGGGCTGATCACAGTTCAGAGGTCCTTAGATCGGGAAGAGACTGCTATTCACAAAGTGACTGTGCTGGCTAGTGATGGTAGCTCTACACCAGCTCGTGCAACCGTTACCATCAATGTCACTGATGTAAATGATAACCCTCCTAACATAGACCTCAGGTACATTATAAGTCCCATCAATGGCACAGTGTACTTATCTGAGAAAGATCCTGTCAATACAAAGATTGCCCTAATTACAGTTTCAGATAAGGACACTGATGTGAATGGCAAAGTGATCTGTTTCATTGAGAGAGAAGTTCCCTTCCACTTGAAGGCAGTTTATGACAACCAGTATTTGTTAGAGACCTCTTCCTTATTGGACTATGAGGGCACCAAAGAATTCAGCTTTAAAATTGTTGCTTCTGATTCTGGCAAGCCCAGTTTGAACCAGACTGCCCTGGTAAGAGTTAAACTGGAGGATGAAAATGACAACCCTCCGATTTTCAGCCAGCCTGTAATTGAGCTGtcagtttctgaaaacaacCATCGTGGTCTATACTTAACAACTATTAGTGCCACAGATGAAGACAGTGGGAAAAATGCAGACATTGTTTATCAGCTTGGCCCTAATGCCTCCTTTTTTGATCTGGATCGAAAGACGGGAGTTTTGACAGCCTCCAGAGTTTTTGACAGAGAAGAACAGGAACGATTCATTTTCACTGTTACAGCCCGAGACAATGGCACCCCTCCTTTGCAGAGTCAAGCAGCTGTAATTGTTACTGTCTTGGATGAAAATGACAACAGTCCCAAATTTACTCATAATCACTTTCAATTTTTTGTATCGGAGAACCTACCAAAGTATAGCACTGTGGGAGTGATCACAGTGACTGACGCAGATGctggggaaaataaagcagtgacCCTTTCCATCCTGAATGACAATGAAAACTTTGTGCTGGATCCATTCTCTGGAGTTATAAAATCCAATGTTTCTTTTGATCGAGAACAGCAGAGCTCCTACACTTTTGATGTGAAGGCAGTTGATGGAGGACAACCTCCTCGCTCTTCTACAGCAAAAGTAACCATAAATGTCATGGATGTTAATGATAACAGTCCTGTTGTCATTTACCCGCCTTCTAATACTTCTTTTAAGTTAGTGCCACTCTCAGCAATTCCGGGATCAGTGGTAGCAGAAGTGTTTGCTGTAGATATCGACACTGGAATGAATGCCGAACTGAAGTACACAATAGTAAGTGGAAATAACAAAGGTTTGTTTCGGATCGATCCGGTGACAGGTAATATAACTCTGGAAGAAAAACCAACCCCTAGTGATGTGGGGCTGCATCGCTTAGTTGTCAACATAAGTGATTTGGGTTATCCCAAATCCTTGCATACTCTTGtgcttgtatttttgtatgtgaaTGATACTGCTGGAAATGCCTCTTATATTTATGACTTGATACGCAGGACTATGGAAACACCTTTGGACCGGAACATAGGGGACAGTAGCCAACCCTACCAAAATGAGGACTATCTCACGATCATGATTGCTATTGTGGCAGGTGCAATGGTTGTTATAGTGGTGATATTTGTCACAGTTCTCGTTCGCTGCCGGCATGCATCCAGATTCAAAGCCGCACAGAGGAGCAAGCAAGGTGCTGAATGGATGTCTCCCAATCAAGagaacaagcaaaacaaaaaaaagaaaagaaagaaaaggaaatctcCGAAGAGTTCTCTTTTGAACTTCGTGACCATTGAGGAGTCCAAACCTGATGATGCAGTTCATGAACCTATCAATGGGACAATAAGCCTTCCAGCGGAGCTGGAGGAGCAAAGTATAGGAAGATTTGACTGGGGCACTGCACCACCAACAACCTTTAAGCCTAATAGTCCTGATCTTGCCAAGCATTACAAATCTGCCTCTCCACAGTCTGCTTTTCATCTCAAACCTGATACTCCAGTTTCAGTGAAAAAGCACCATGTGATTCAGGAACTCCCGTTGGACAACACCTTTGTTGGTGGTTGTGACACCCTTTCCAAACGCTCTTCCACTAGTTCAGATCACTTCAGTGCCTCAGAGTGCAGTTCCCAAGGAGGCTTCAAGACAAAGGGCCCCTTACACACCAGACAG
- the PCDH9 gene encoding protocadherin-9 isoform X7: protein MDLRDFYLLTALIACLRLDSAVAQELIYTIREELPENVPIGNIPKDLNISHINAATGTSASLVYRLVSKAGDAPLVKVSSTTGEIFTTSNRIDREKLCAGASYAEENECFFELEVVILPNDFFRLIKIKIIVKDTNDNAPMFPSPVINISIPENTLINSRFPIPSATDPDTGFNGVQHYELLNGQSVFGLDIVETPEGEKWPQLIVQQNLDREQKDTYVMKIKVEDGGTPQKSSTAILQVTVSDVNDNRPVFKESQVEVHIPENAPVGTSVIQLHATDADIGSNAEIRYIFGAQVAPATKRFFALNNTTGLITVQRSLDREETAIHKVTVLASDGSSTPARATVTINVTDVNDNPPNIDLRYIISPINGTVYLSEKDPVNTKIALITVSDKDTDVNGKVICFIEREVPFHLKAVYDNQYLLETSSLLDYEGTKEFSFKIVASDSGKPSLNQTALVRVKLEDENDNPPIFSQPVIELSVSENNHRGLYLTTISATDEDSGKNADIVYQLGPNASFFDLDRKTGVLTASRVFDREEQERFIFTVTARDNGTPPLQSQAAVIVTVLDENDNSPKFTHNHFQFFVSENLPKYSTVGVITVTDADAGENKAVTLSILNDNENFVLDPFSGVIKSNVSFDREQQSSYTFDVKAVDGGQPPRSSTAKVTINVMDVNDNSPVVIYPPSNTSFKLVPLSAIPGSVVAEVFAVDIDTGMNAELKYTIVSGNNKGLFRIDPVTGNITLEEKPTPSDVGLHRLVVNISDLGYPKSLHTLVLVFLYVNDTAGNASYIYDLIRRTMETPLDRNIGDSSQPYQNEDYLTIMIAIVAGAMVVIVVIFVTVLVRCRHASRFKAAQRSKQGAEWMSPNQENKQNKKKKRKKRKSPKSSLLNFVTIEESKPDDAVHEPINGTISLPAELEEQSIGRFDWGTAPPTTFKPNSPDLAKHYKSASPQSAFHLKPDTPVSVKKHHVIQELPLDNTFVGGCDTLSKRSSTSSDHFSASECSSQGGFKTKGPLHTRQALNFGDMPKYLWEIWVPDKPWVPQDEFYDQASPDKRTEADGNSDPNSESKEGLKDKLVTFAARYEYFCILKYRSMLHS from the coding sequence aTGGACCTGAGGGATTTTTACCTGTTGACTGCTTTGATTGCCTGTTTAAGGCTGGATTCTGCTGTAGCTCAAGAACTTATTTACACTATTAGAGAGGAGCTGCCTGAAAACGTCCCTATAGGAAACATACCAAAGGACCTGAACATTTCTCACATCAATGCTGCCACAGGGACCAGTGCCAGCCTTGTCTACAGACTGGTGTCTAAAGCAGGGGATGCCCCTCTGGTCAAAGTGTCCAGTACCACCGGGGAAATCTTTACGACATCTAACAGAATAGACAGAGAAAAACTCTGTGCTGGCGCTTcctatgcagaagaaaatgagtgCTTCTTTGAACTTGAAGTGGTGATTCTCCCCAATGACTTTTTCAGGttgatcaaaataaaaataattgtaaaggATACTAATGACAATGCACCTATGTTTCCATCCCCTGTCATCAATATCTCCATACCAGAAAACACTCTGATCAACAGTCGCTTTCCAATCCCATCAGCAACAGATCCTGATACAGGTTTCAACGGTGTGCAGCACTACGAGTTGTTGAATGGACAGAGTGTCTTTGGACTGGATATTGTAGAAACTCCAGAAGGAGAGAAATGGCCTCAACTGATTGTGCAGCAAAACTTGGATAGAGAGCAAAAGGACACCTATGTGATGAAAATCAAAGTGGAGGATGGAGGTACCCCGCAGAAATCCAGCACAGCTATCCTGCAAGTCACAGTAAGTGATGTCAATGATAACAGGCCTGTTTTTAAAGAGAGTCAAGTAGAGGTCCATATACCAGAAAATGCCCCTGTAGGCACCTCCGTAATTCAGCTTCATGCTACAGATGCAGATATAGGAAGCAATGCAGAAATCAGATATATTTTTGGTGCCCAAGTTGCTCCTGCAACCAAaagattttttgctttaaacaaTACCACAGGGCTGATCACAGTTCAGAGGTCCTTAGATCGGGAAGAGACTGCTATTCACAAAGTGACTGTGCTGGCTAGTGATGGTAGCTCTACACCAGCTCGTGCAACCGTTACCATCAATGTCACTGATGTAAATGATAACCCTCCTAACATAGACCTCAGGTACATTATAAGTCCCATCAATGGCACAGTGTACTTATCTGAGAAAGATCCTGTCAATACAAAGATTGCCCTAATTACAGTTTCAGATAAGGACACTGATGTGAATGGCAAAGTGATCTGTTTCATTGAGAGAGAAGTTCCCTTCCACTTGAAGGCAGTTTATGACAACCAGTATTTGTTAGAGACCTCTTCCTTATTGGACTATGAGGGCACCAAAGAATTCAGCTTTAAAATTGTTGCTTCTGATTCTGGCAAGCCCAGTTTGAACCAGACTGCCCTGGTAAGAGTTAAACTGGAGGATGAAAATGACAACCCTCCGATTTTCAGCCAGCCTGTAATTGAGCTGtcagtttctgaaaacaacCATCGTGGTCTATACTTAACAACTATTAGTGCCACAGATGAAGACAGTGGGAAAAATGCAGACATTGTTTATCAGCTTGGCCCTAATGCCTCCTTTTTTGATCTGGATCGAAAGACGGGAGTTTTGACAGCCTCCAGAGTTTTTGACAGAGAAGAACAGGAACGATTCATTTTCACTGTTACAGCCCGAGACAATGGCACCCCTCCTTTGCAGAGTCAAGCAGCTGTAATTGTTACTGTCTTGGATGAAAATGACAACAGTCCCAAATTTACTCATAATCACTTTCAATTTTTTGTATCGGAGAACCTACCAAAGTATAGCACTGTGGGAGTGATCACAGTGACTGACGCAGATGctggggaaaataaagcagtgacCCTTTCCATCCTGAATGACAATGAAAACTTTGTGCTGGATCCATTCTCTGGAGTTATAAAATCCAATGTTTCTTTTGATCGAGAACAGCAGAGCTCCTACACTTTTGATGTGAAGGCAGTTGATGGAGGACAACCTCCTCGCTCTTCTACAGCAAAAGTAACCATAAATGTCATGGATGTTAATGATAACAGTCCTGTTGTCATTTACCCGCCTTCTAATACTTCTTTTAAGTTAGTGCCACTCTCAGCAATTCCGGGATCAGTGGTAGCAGAAGTGTTTGCTGTAGATATCGACACTGGAATGAATGCCGAACTGAAGTACACAATAGTAAGTGGAAATAACAAAGGTTTGTTTCGGATCGATCCGGTGACAGGTAATATAACTCTGGAAGAAAAACCAACCCCTAGTGATGTGGGGCTGCATCGCTTAGTTGTCAACATAAGTGATTTGGGTTATCCCAAATCCTTGCATACTCTTGtgcttgtatttttgtatgtgaaTGATACTGCTGGAAATGCCTCTTATATTTATGACTTGATACGCAGGACTATGGAAACACCTTTGGACCGGAACATAGGGGACAGTAGCCAACCCTACCAAAATGAGGACTATCTCACGATCATGATTGCTATTGTGGCAGGTGCAATGGTTGTTATAGTGGTGATATTTGTCACAGTTCTCGTTCGCTGCCGGCATGCATCCAGATTCAAAGCCGCACAGAGGAGCAAGCAAGGTGCTGAATGGATGTCTCCCAATCAAGagaacaagcaaaacaaaaaaaagaaaagaaagaaaaggaaatctcCGAAGAGTTCTCTTTTGAACTTCGTGACCATTGAGGAGTCCAAACCTGATGATGCAGTTCATGAACCTATCAATGGGACAATAAGCCTTCCAGCGGAGCTGGAGGAGCAAAGTATAGGAAGATTTGACTGGGGCACTGCACCACCAACAACCTTTAAGCCTAATAGTCCTGATCTTGCCAAGCATTACAAATCTGCCTCTCCACAGTCTGCTTTTCATCTCAAACCTGATACTCCAGTTTCAGTGAAAAAGCACCATGTGATTCAGGAACTCCCGTTGGACAACACCTTTGTTGGTGGTTGTGACACCCTTTCCAAACGCTCTTCCACTAGTTCAGATCACTTCAGTGCCTCAGAGTGCAGTTCCCAAGGAGGCTTCAAGACAAAGGGCCCCTTACACACCAGACAG
- the PCDH9 gene encoding protocadherin-9 isoform X2 has translation MDLRDFYLLTALIACLRLDSAVAQELIYTIREELPENVPIGNIPKDLNISHINAATGTSASLVYRLVSKAGDAPLVKVSSTTGEIFTTSNRIDREKLCAGASYAEENECFFELEVVILPNDFFRLIKIKIIVKDTNDNAPMFPSPVINISIPENTLINSRFPIPSATDPDTGFNGVQHYELLNGQSVFGLDIVETPEGEKWPQLIVQQNLDREQKDTYVMKIKVEDGGTPQKSSTAILQVTVSDVNDNRPVFKESQVEVHIPENAPVGTSVIQLHATDADIGSNAEIRYIFGAQVAPATKRFFALNNTTGLITVQRSLDREETAIHKVTVLASDGSSTPARATVTINVTDVNDNPPNIDLRYIISPINGTVYLSEKDPVNTKIALITVSDKDTDVNGKVICFIEREVPFHLKAVYDNQYLLETSSLLDYEGTKEFSFKIVASDSGKPSLNQTALVRVKLEDENDNPPIFSQPVIELSVSENNHRGLYLTTISATDEDSGKNADIVYQLGPNASFFDLDRKTGVLTASRVFDREEQERFIFTVTARDNGTPPLQSQAAVIVTVLDENDNSPKFTHNHFQFFVSENLPKYSTVGVITVTDADAGENKAVTLSILNDNENFVLDPFSGVIKSNVSFDREQQSSYTFDVKAVDGGQPPRSSTAKVTINVMDVNDNSPVVIYPPSNTSFKLVPLSAIPGSVVAEVFAVDIDTGMNAELKYTIVSGNNKGLFRIDPVTGNITLEEKPTPSDVGLHRLVVNISDLGYPKSLHTLVLVFLYVNDTAGNASYIYDLIRRTMETPLDRNIGDSSQPYQNEDYLTIMIAIVAGAMVVIVVIFVTVLVRCRHASRFKAAQRSKQGAEWMSPNQENKQNKKKKRKKRKSPKSSLLNFVTIEESKPDDAVHEPINGTISLPAELEEQSIGRFDWGTAPPTTFKPNSPDLAKHYKSASPQSAFHLKPDTPVSVKKHHVIQELPLDNTFVGGCDTLSKRSSTSSDHFSASECSSQGGFKTKGPLHTRQSQRRVTFHLPDGSQESCSDSGLGDHEPVGGGTLISHPLPLVQPQDEFYDQASPDKRTEADGNSDPNSESKEGLKDKLVTFAARYEYFCILKYRSMLHS, from the coding sequence aTGGACCTGAGGGATTTTTACCTGTTGACTGCTTTGATTGCCTGTTTAAGGCTGGATTCTGCTGTAGCTCAAGAACTTATTTACACTATTAGAGAGGAGCTGCCTGAAAACGTCCCTATAGGAAACATACCAAAGGACCTGAACATTTCTCACATCAATGCTGCCACAGGGACCAGTGCCAGCCTTGTCTACAGACTGGTGTCTAAAGCAGGGGATGCCCCTCTGGTCAAAGTGTCCAGTACCACCGGGGAAATCTTTACGACATCTAACAGAATAGACAGAGAAAAACTCTGTGCTGGCGCTTcctatgcagaagaaaatgagtgCTTCTTTGAACTTGAAGTGGTGATTCTCCCCAATGACTTTTTCAGGttgatcaaaataaaaataattgtaaaggATACTAATGACAATGCACCTATGTTTCCATCCCCTGTCATCAATATCTCCATACCAGAAAACACTCTGATCAACAGTCGCTTTCCAATCCCATCAGCAACAGATCCTGATACAGGTTTCAACGGTGTGCAGCACTACGAGTTGTTGAATGGACAGAGTGTCTTTGGACTGGATATTGTAGAAACTCCAGAAGGAGAGAAATGGCCTCAACTGATTGTGCAGCAAAACTTGGATAGAGAGCAAAAGGACACCTATGTGATGAAAATCAAAGTGGAGGATGGAGGTACCCCGCAGAAATCCAGCACAGCTATCCTGCAAGTCACAGTAAGTGATGTCAATGATAACAGGCCTGTTTTTAAAGAGAGTCAAGTAGAGGTCCATATACCAGAAAATGCCCCTGTAGGCACCTCCGTAATTCAGCTTCATGCTACAGATGCAGATATAGGAAGCAATGCAGAAATCAGATATATTTTTGGTGCCCAAGTTGCTCCTGCAACCAAaagattttttgctttaaacaaTACCACAGGGCTGATCACAGTTCAGAGGTCCTTAGATCGGGAAGAGACTGCTATTCACAAAGTGACTGTGCTGGCTAGTGATGGTAGCTCTACACCAGCTCGTGCAACCGTTACCATCAATGTCACTGATGTAAATGATAACCCTCCTAACATAGACCTCAGGTACATTATAAGTCCCATCAATGGCACAGTGTACTTATCTGAGAAAGATCCTGTCAATACAAAGATTGCCCTAATTACAGTTTCAGATAAGGACACTGATGTGAATGGCAAAGTGATCTGTTTCATTGAGAGAGAAGTTCCCTTCCACTTGAAGGCAGTTTATGACAACCAGTATTTGTTAGAGACCTCTTCCTTATTGGACTATGAGGGCACCAAAGAATTCAGCTTTAAAATTGTTGCTTCTGATTCTGGCAAGCCCAGTTTGAACCAGACTGCCCTGGTAAGAGTTAAACTGGAGGATGAAAATGACAACCCTCCGATTTTCAGCCAGCCTGTAATTGAGCTGtcagtttctgaaaacaacCATCGTGGTCTATACTTAACAACTATTAGTGCCACAGATGAAGACAGTGGGAAAAATGCAGACATTGTTTATCAGCTTGGCCCTAATGCCTCCTTTTTTGATCTGGATCGAAAGACGGGAGTTTTGACAGCCTCCAGAGTTTTTGACAGAGAAGAACAGGAACGATTCATTTTCACTGTTACAGCCCGAGACAATGGCACCCCTCCTTTGCAGAGTCAAGCAGCTGTAATTGTTACTGTCTTGGATGAAAATGACAACAGTCCCAAATTTACTCATAATCACTTTCAATTTTTTGTATCGGAGAACCTACCAAAGTATAGCACTGTGGGAGTGATCACAGTGACTGACGCAGATGctggggaaaataaagcagtgacCCTTTCCATCCTGAATGACAATGAAAACTTTGTGCTGGATCCATTCTCTGGAGTTATAAAATCCAATGTTTCTTTTGATCGAGAACAGCAGAGCTCCTACACTTTTGATGTGAAGGCAGTTGATGGAGGACAACCTCCTCGCTCTTCTACAGCAAAAGTAACCATAAATGTCATGGATGTTAATGATAACAGTCCTGTTGTCATTTACCCGCCTTCTAATACTTCTTTTAAGTTAGTGCCACTCTCAGCAATTCCGGGATCAGTGGTAGCAGAAGTGTTTGCTGTAGATATCGACACTGGAATGAATGCCGAACTGAAGTACACAATAGTAAGTGGAAATAACAAAGGTTTGTTTCGGATCGATCCGGTGACAGGTAATATAACTCTGGAAGAAAAACCAACCCCTAGTGATGTGGGGCTGCATCGCTTAGTTGTCAACATAAGTGATTTGGGTTATCCCAAATCCTTGCATACTCTTGtgcttgtatttttgtatgtgaaTGATACTGCTGGAAATGCCTCTTATATTTATGACTTGATACGCAGGACTATGGAAACACCTTTGGACCGGAACATAGGGGACAGTAGCCAACCCTACCAAAATGAGGACTATCTCACGATCATGATTGCTATTGTGGCAGGTGCAATGGTTGTTATAGTGGTGATATTTGTCACAGTTCTCGTTCGCTGCCGGCATGCATCCAGATTCAAAGCCGCACAGAGGAGCAAGCAAGGTGCTGAATGGATGTCTCCCAATCAAGagaacaagcaaaacaaaaaaaagaaaagaaagaaaaggaaatctcCGAAGAGTTCTCTTTTGAACTTCGTGACCATTGAGGAGTCCAAACCTGATGATGCAGTTCATGAACCTATCAATGGGACAATAAGCCTTCCAGCGGAGCTGGAGGAGCAAAGTATAGGAAGATTTGACTGGGGCACTGCACCACCAACAACCTTTAAGCCTAATAGTCCTGATCTTGCCAAGCATTACAAATCTGCCTCTCCACAGTCTGCTTTTCATCTCAAACCTGATACTCCAGTTTCAGTGAAAAAGCACCATGTGATTCAGGAACTCCCGTTGGACAACACCTTTGTTGGTGGTTGTGACACCCTTTCCAAACGCTCTTCCACTAGTTCAGATCACTTCAGTGCCTCAGAGTGCAGTTCCCAAGGAGGCTTCAAGACAAAGGGCCCCTTACACACCAGACAG